In Astatotilapia calliptera chromosome 23, fAstCal1.2, whole genome shotgun sequence, a genomic segment contains:
- the LOC113016813 gene encoding cytochrome b-c1 complex subunit 6, mitochondrial-like: protein MVFEEKRITNGEPEEEEEEEEMVDPIESLRQKCAETEHCIHTWERLEQCETRVGSRSSTEEDCTEELFDFLHARDHCVAHKLFHSVK, encoded by the exons ATGGTTTTCGAGGAGAAAAGGATCACGAACGGAGAACCAGAG gaggaggaagaagaggaagagatggTG GATCCTATTGAATCACTGCGGCAGAAGTGTGCGGAGACAGAACACTGCATTCACACCTGGGAACGTCTGGAGCAATGTGAGACCAGAGTTGGCTCCCGGTCTTCAACGGAGGAGGACTGTACCGAGGAGCTGTTTGACTTCCTACATGCTCGAGACCACTGT GTGGCACATAAATTGTTCCATTCTGTCAAATGA